One Micromonospora eburnea genomic region harbors:
- the pip gene encoding prolyl aminopeptidase, with product MNEPALYPPIEPYATHRIAVGDGHDLYVEEVGRPDGVPVVFLHGGPGGGLVPAARRFFDPDRYRVVLFDQRGAGRSTPFGELRANTTWHLVADLEAIRARLGIDSWLVFGGSWGVTLGLAYAQTHPDRVTGLILRGVLLMRRSERDWFYQGGLRHLQPDEWDRFLAPIPAAERDDVLAAYHRRLHGPDDAEARACAAAWGRWEAINSALRPDPDLLAHFTADEQALPIARILSHYAVHGGFLASDTQLLDGVDRIRHLPAVIINGRYDLCCPTSSAYDLARRWPEAELRIVPDAGHSAAEPGIARELLRATDHFASLLTS from the coding sequence ATGAACGAGCCAGCCCTGTACCCGCCGATCGAGCCGTACGCCACCCATCGGATCGCGGTCGGCGACGGCCACGACCTGTACGTGGAGGAGGTGGGCCGGCCGGACGGCGTACCGGTGGTCTTCCTGCACGGCGGGCCCGGCGGTGGTCTGGTGCCGGCGGCACGGCGCTTCTTCGACCCGGACCGCTACCGGGTCGTGCTGTTCGACCAGCGCGGCGCGGGCCGCAGCACCCCGTTCGGCGAGCTGCGCGCCAACACCACCTGGCACCTGGTCGCCGACCTGGAGGCGATCCGGGCCCGGCTCGGCATCGACTCCTGGCTGGTGTTCGGCGGCTCGTGGGGCGTCACCCTCGGCCTGGCGTACGCGCAGACCCACCCCGACCGGGTCACCGGCCTGATCCTGCGCGGCGTCCTGCTGATGCGGCGCAGCGAGCGGGACTGGTTCTACCAGGGCGGCCTGCGCCACCTCCAGCCGGATGAGTGGGACCGGTTCCTCGCCCCGATCCCGGCGGCGGAGCGCGACGACGTGCTCGCCGCGTACCACCGGCGGTTGCACGGGCCCGACGACGCCGAGGCCCGGGCCTGCGCGGCGGCGTGGGGACGCTGGGAGGCGATCAACTCCGCCCTGCGCCCCGACCCCGACCTGCTCGCCCACTTCACCGCCGACGAACAGGCGCTGCCCATCGCGCGGATCCTGTCCCACTACGCGGTGCACGGCGGCTTCCTCGCCAGCGACACCCAACTCCTCGACGGGGTGGACCGGATCCGCCACCTCCCCGCCGTCATCATCAACGGCCGCTACGACCTCTGCTGCCCGACGTCGTCCGCCTACGACCTGGCGCGGCGCTGGCCCGAGGCGGAGCTGCGGATCGTTCCCGACGCCGGCCACTCCGCCGCGGAACCCGGCATCGCCCGGGAACTGCTGCGCGCCACCGACCACTTCGCCAGCCTGCTCACGAGCTGA
- a CDS encoding metallophosphoesterase family protein, whose product MTGSLFAVSDLHVSYAENRRIVDGLRPETADDWLIVAGDVGELFGAVEETLRQLRDRFATVVWVPGNHELWTHPSDPVTLRGRNRYDALVRMCRDNGVLTPEDDYPVWYGEGGPVTVAPLFQLYDYSFRAPGTSTKEESLRRAYDAGVVCTDEMLLHPDPYPDRESWCWARLAETERRLAATDPALPTVLVSHWPLVREPTDVLWYPEFAQWCGTERTADWHVRHRAVVAVYGHLHIPRTTHHDGVRFEEVSLGYPREWGRRGGEPKPMRRILGVAS is encoded by the coding sequence GTGACGGGTTCGCTGTTCGCGGTCAGTGACCTCCATGTGTCGTACGCCGAGAACCGCCGGATCGTGGACGGCCTGCGGCCGGAGACAGCCGACGACTGGCTGATCGTGGCCGGTGACGTGGGTGAACTCTTCGGGGCCGTCGAGGAGACGCTGCGCCAGCTCCGCGACCGGTTCGCCACGGTGGTCTGGGTGCCCGGCAACCACGAGTTGTGGACGCACCCGTCGGACCCGGTGACGCTGCGCGGCCGAAACCGCTACGACGCCCTGGTACGGATGTGCCGGGACAACGGCGTGCTGACCCCCGAGGACGACTATCCGGTGTGGTACGGGGAGGGTGGCCCGGTCACCGTCGCGCCGTTGTTCCAGCTCTACGACTACTCGTTCCGCGCGCCGGGCACCAGCACCAAGGAGGAGTCGCTGCGGCGGGCGTACGACGCCGGGGTGGTCTGCACCGACGAGATGCTGCTGCATCCCGACCCGTACCCGGATCGGGAGTCCTGGTGCTGGGCGCGGCTCGCCGAGACCGAGCGCCGGCTGGCCGCGACCGACCCGGCGCTGCCGACCGTGCTGGTCAGCCACTGGCCGCTGGTCCGCGAGCCGACGGACGTGCTCTGGTATCCGGAGTTCGCCCAGTGGTGCGGCACCGAACGCACCGCCGACTGGCACGTCCGGCACCGCGCGGTCGTCGCCGTCTACGGGCACCTGCACATCCCGCGCACCACCCACCATGACGGGGTGCGCTTCGAGGAGGTGTCGCTGGGCTACCCGCGCGAGTGGGGGCGCCGGGGCGGCGAACCGAAGCCGATGCGGCGGATCCTCGGGGTGGCGTCGTGA
- a CDS encoding 4'-phosphopantetheinyl transferase family protein, which yields MIESLLPPSVVSVEAFADQPGETPYPGEEDLVARAVESRRREFVTARRCAREALGHLGYAPAPIRPGPKREPLWPAGVVGSITHCSGYRAAAVARNTALASLGIDAEPHGVLPDGVCEAVTVAGEPELLRRLSHADPSTHWDRLLFSAKESVYKAWYPVTGRWLGFEEAELSIDPASRSFTARLLVDGTRTDGGPPLTALHGRFLVADGLIVTAVALPLPELP from the coding sequence GTGATCGAGTCGCTGCTGCCACCGTCGGTGGTTTCCGTCGAGGCGTTCGCGGACCAGCCCGGTGAGACGCCGTACCCCGGCGAGGAGGACCTCGTCGCGAGGGCGGTCGAGAGCCGCCGCCGCGAGTTCGTCACCGCCCGCCGCTGCGCCCGGGAAGCCCTCGGCCACCTCGGGTACGCCCCGGCCCCGATCCGTCCCGGGCCGAAGCGGGAACCGCTGTGGCCGGCCGGCGTGGTCGGCAGCATCACCCACTGCTCCGGCTACCGGGCCGCCGCGGTCGCCCGCAACACCGCGCTGGCGAGCCTCGGCATCGACGCCGAGCCGCACGGCGTACTGCCCGACGGGGTGTGCGAGGCGGTGACCGTCGCTGGCGAGCCGGAGCTGTTGCGCCGCCTGTCCCACGCCGATCCGTCGACGCACTGGGACCGGCTGCTGTTCAGCGCCAAGGAGTCGGTCTACAAGGCGTGGTACCCGGTGACCGGCCGCTGGCTGGGCTTCGAGGAGGCGGAGCTGTCCATCGATCCCGCGTCCCGTAGCTTCACCGCCCGGCTGCTGGTCGACGGCACCCGTACGGACGGCGGCCCGCCGCTGACCGCGCTGCACGGCCGCTTCCTGGTCGCCGACGGCCTGATCGTCACCGCTGTCGCGCTGCCGCTGCCGGAGCTGCCCTGA
- a CDS encoding SDR family NAD(P)-dependent oxidoreductase, giving the protein MNKALDGKVALVTGGGRGIGAAVAVRLAEEGADVALTFQQNQQRADDVVDQIKAAGRRAIAVKADSSDPAAVVDAVNRVAGELGRLDILVNNAGAFLLGPLEQLSLEEFEQTVAVNIRAPFVASQAAVRHMSAGGRIINIGSNVAERAVFPGFSLYAMSKTSLIGLTKALGRELGGRAITVNLVNPGATDTELNPADGPNADTINGFTALGHYAAPADVAAAVAFLASPDGRYITGATVNVDGGFTI; this is encoded by the coding sequence ATGAACAAGGCGCTTGACGGCAAGGTTGCTCTGGTTACCGGTGGTGGTCGTGGCATTGGCGCCGCGGTGGCCGTGCGCCTGGCCGAGGAGGGCGCCGATGTGGCGCTGACGTTCCAGCAGAACCAGCAACGCGCCGACGACGTGGTGGACCAGATCAAGGCCGCGGGACGGCGGGCAATCGCCGTGAAGGCGGACAGTTCCGACCCGGCGGCGGTGGTCGACGCGGTGAACCGGGTCGCCGGTGAGTTGGGTCGGTTGGACATCCTGGTCAACAATGCCGGGGCGTTCCTGCTCGGACCGCTGGAGCAGTTGAGTCTGGAGGAGTTCGAGCAGACCGTCGCGGTCAACATCCGGGCGCCGTTCGTCGCGTCGCAGGCCGCGGTACGCCACATGTCGGCCGGTGGGCGGATCATCAACATCGGCAGCAACGTGGCCGAGCGTGCGGTCTTCCCGGGCTTCTCGCTGTACGCGATGAGCAAGACCTCGCTGATCGGCCTGACCAAGGCGCTCGGACGCGAACTCGGTGGCAGGGCGATCACCGTGAACCTGGTGAATCCAGGAGCCACGGACACCGAACTGAACCCGGCCGACGGCCCCAACGCCGACACGATCAACGGGTTCACCGCCCTCGGCCACTACGCGGCGCCAGCCGACGTGGCCGCCGCGGTGGCGTTCCTCGCCAGCCCGGACGGGCGTTACATCACCGGGGCGACGGTCAACGTCGACGGCGGCTTCACCATCTGA
- a CDS encoding LysR substrate-binding domain-containing protein has product MVALDLRRLRFLREFEERGTLAAVAAALGYSPSTVSQQLAILEKDAGTPLFEKAGRGVRLNDAGHLLAQHARVLLSAAEAAEADLAALSGDIRGTVRAGGLQSAARRLLVPAVARMMVDHPQVRLEIFELELEQTLPGLRLGAVDLVIGDEYDGHPRPRPAGLRYALLLEEPLKVVLPATHPLARSGGPVAVAMLRSDVWTASAEGTGHHAMVVGTCRTLGGYEPDLRHRSSDANIQLELVRVAAAVALMPALTLPAHDPALAVRDVAEAALRRRLVMVTRDSPPTPALTALLTAVTDQAHKLDQVGSEPGSGTSAGDG; this is encoded by the coding sequence ATGGTCGCGCTGGATCTCCGCCGCCTCCGCTTCCTGCGTGAGTTCGAGGAGCGGGGAACCCTGGCGGCGGTCGCCGCAGCGCTCGGCTACAGCCCGTCCACCGTCTCCCAGCAGCTGGCCATCCTGGAGAAGGACGCCGGCACCCCGCTGTTCGAGAAGGCCGGGCGGGGCGTACGGCTCAACGATGCCGGCCACCTCCTGGCCCAGCACGCGCGCGTACTGCTGTCGGCGGCCGAGGCGGCAGAGGCGGACCTGGCGGCCCTGAGCGGCGACATCCGGGGCACCGTACGGGCCGGCGGCCTGCAATCGGCGGCTCGTCGCCTGCTGGTGCCCGCCGTGGCCCGCATGATGGTCGACCATCCACAGGTGCGCCTGGAGATCTTCGAGCTCGAACTCGAACAGACGTTGCCGGGCCTGCGTCTGGGCGCGGTCGACCTGGTCATCGGCGACGAGTACGACGGCCATCCCCGCCCCCGCCCGGCCGGACTGCGCTACGCGCTCCTACTCGAAGAGCCGCTGAAGGTGGTGCTGCCAGCGACGCATCCACTGGCCAGGTCGGGTGGACCCGTCGCGGTCGCCATGCTGCGATCCGACGTCTGGACCGCCTCCGCCGAAGGGACCGGCCATCACGCCATGGTTGTCGGGACCTGCCGCACCCTCGGCGGTTACGAACCCGACCTGCGACACCGCTCCAGCGACGCCAACATTCAACTCGAACTCGTCCGCGTCGCGGCAGCCGTCGCGTTGATGCCGGCGTTGACCCTGCCGGCGCATGACCCCGCTCTCGCCGTCCGTGACGTCGCCGAAGCCGCCCTCCGACGCCGACTGGTCATGGTCACCCGAGACAGCCCGCCAACTCCCGCACTGACCGCCCTCCTGACGGCCGTCACCGATCAGGCGCACAAGCTCGACCAGGTCGGATCCGAGCCCGGTTCCGGGACGTCCGCCGGCGACGGCTGA
- a CDS encoding MBL fold metallo-hydrolase, with the protein MRLGPHLHRIGNDLVAVYLIDTDEGVTVVDAGLAGHWRELTTALTSMGRSLGDIRGVILTHGDTDHLGFAERLRRDHGVPVYVHGADAARARGEIKPKNTWGRIKLGATARFLWYASRMGGMRTTYLSEVVEVDDGQTLDLPGAPRIIGLPGHSPGSIAVHVPVVDAIFVGDGLTTRHVLTGRHGPQPAPFTDDPEQAVASLNRLEGLPAAWVLPGHGTPWNGGVKEAVRQVKAAAATGTKG; encoded by the coding sequence GTGAGGCTCGGTCCCCACCTGCACCGCATCGGCAATGACCTGGTGGCGGTCTATCTGATCGACACCGACGAGGGCGTGACCGTCGTTGACGCCGGTCTGGCCGGCCACTGGCGAGAGCTGACCACGGCGCTCACCAGCATGGGCCGGTCACTCGGCGACATCCGTGGCGTCATCCTCACGCACGGAGACACCGATCACCTCGGTTTCGCCGAGCGGCTCCGGCGTGATCACGGCGTTCCGGTCTACGTCCACGGGGCGGACGCCGCCCGAGCACGAGGCGAGATCAAACCCAAGAACACCTGGGGGCGGATCAAACTCGGTGCGACGGCCCGCTTCCTCTGGTACGCGAGCCGCATGGGTGGGATGCGTACGACGTATCTCAGCGAGGTGGTCGAGGTCGACGACGGCCAAACGCTCGACCTGCCAGGCGCTCCGCGCATCATCGGGCTTCCGGGCCACTCACCCGGCAGCATCGCCGTCCATGTGCCTGTCGTCGACGCGATCTTCGTCGGGGACGGGCTCACGACCCGCCATGTGTTGACCGGCCGGCACGGCCCACAACCGGCCCCCTTCACCGATGACCCGGAGCAGGCGGTCGCCTCGCTCAACCGGCTCGAAGGACTGCCCGCGGCCTGGGTGCTACCCGGCCACGGCACACCGTGGAACGGAGGCGTCAAGGAGGCGGTGCGCCAGGTCAAGGCAGCGGCGGCGACCGGCACGAAAGGCTGA
- a CDS encoding DMT family transporter — MGPALCLLSAACFGAMAIFGKLAYDAGVSPGALLLVRFGLAAAVLATLLLLRPGLRGPQREPTGRPAAARGRVLAIAIGLGAVGYAAQAGMYFSALRLMDASLLSLILYTYPVLVTVAAVLLGRDRLTPGRCAALVAASGGTLLVLLGAGGVSFHPRGALLAFGSAITYTVYILVADTVVHRLPPVVLSMLVMTGAAGTLGARALVTGGVDLDFGLPGWFWLACIAVVSTVLAMLTFFAGLKRTGPSTAAILSTFEPVVTTALAALVLGESLSPVQLAGGALVLSSVVVLQARPARERRQDQGSRPVPGRPDSKIHDALDPAPDGPTGPAAVAR; from the coding sequence GTGGGTCCAGCATTGTGTCTTCTCTCCGCGGCGTGCTTCGGCGCCATGGCCATCTTCGGAAAGCTCGCCTACGACGCGGGCGTCTCGCCCGGGGCGCTGCTCCTGGTGCGCTTCGGTCTGGCGGCCGCGGTGCTGGCGACACTCCTGCTCCTGCGACCGGGCCTACGCGGTCCACAGCGAGAGCCGACCGGCCGTCCGGCGGCAGCGCGTGGCCGCGTGTTGGCCATCGCCATCGGCCTGGGCGCGGTCGGGTACGCCGCGCAGGCGGGCATGTACTTCTCGGCCCTGCGGCTGATGGACGCCTCGCTGCTGTCCCTGATCCTCTACACGTACCCCGTCCTGGTCACCGTGGCGGCGGTGCTGCTCGGCCGGGACCGGCTGACACCCGGGCGCTGCGCCGCGCTGGTGGCCGCGTCCGGCGGAACGTTGCTGGTCCTCCTCGGCGCTGGCGGTGTGAGCTTCCACCCGCGTGGGGCGCTCCTGGCCTTCGGTTCCGCGATCACCTACACGGTCTACATCCTCGTCGCCGACACCGTCGTGCACCGGCTGCCGCCCGTGGTCCTCTCCATGCTGGTGATGACCGGGGCTGCCGGCACCCTCGGCGCGCGCGCCCTGGTCACCGGTGGGGTCGACCTCGACTTCGGGCTGCCGGGCTGGTTCTGGCTGGCCTGTATCGCCGTCGTCTCCACCGTCTTGGCGATGCTCACCTTCTTCGCGGGTCTGAAGCGGACCGGCCCCTCGACCGCCGCCATCCTGTCGACCTTCGAACCCGTGGTCACCACGGCACTGGCCGCGCTCGTTCTCGGCGAGTCCCTGAGCCCCGTCCAGCTCGCCGGCGGGGCGTTGGTGCTGTCCTCCGTCGTTGTCCTGCAGGCCCGGCCGGCCCGGGAGCGCCGCCAGGACCAGGGCTCACGTCCGGTGCCCGGCCGGCCCGACTCCAAGATCCACGATGCGCTGGATCCGGCACCGGACGGCCCCACGGGACCGGCAGCGGTGGCGCGGTAG